In Trichoplusia ni isolate ovarian cell line Hi5 chromosome 7, tn1, whole genome shotgun sequence, a single genomic region encodes these proteins:
- the LOC113495975 gene encoding microtubule-associated protein futsch-like isoform X3, translated as MEDIQSWWEVPSIAYFCSLFRTAFNLLDFDIEELEEALLTDGTEESASSLLTELIVRLLNGCLGNNDISAFNYQMYLRRLFRRKCQESSRYNPFNTDIDFQFLPLRTKVEILYALCDFRLDADDVFDSFKNLEAESLRVEPLGWDDNYSAYWYFYGTRLYREDVIKKSKGKNKKKKNKESKKRGWFYGDDWLDDEETERVWQVVCFTEEDWTHLTEKFSKATSKVEKELYRSLSQNFLPEIPRLFQEKERLQRKRLLELAPRRTSSRVLQKIKQKEEETKQTTHDAKEEEERKESPDLARENRAKRRNLLRSKSVSSDSSASSSSDKEEMPQKVAKPSKSHDKRSKNSSSTQKGEPPPEPLIKTGRKTNNSLASATGQILIPEHDEPVSSTRKKLKTSQIFSQTDEDIQTDMYKVLKQLTTHDDAWPFMDPVEEEYAPNYYAVIRRPMDLRKMEERLDSGYYTDFSMFKADFKLIVNNCRLYNGQDNEYTMMVDNLQTAFDRLTERYIHRLSSSDEEIAVEYQLPTPSRKHKLKSSESLSHHKRKKRKSHSETGEPKSSSSDHKQEEQPEEEEEEKEVPEPETKKVKESHKSKQSKGKKKRKGHHRHGKHSKNHRKDSHKSEHSESSKTRHSKKQKHGKNKDKEGKKSKQKKKKSKHHEPEPEETLKRSDSHESLESSNRSRSASPLPSIHTPTPSPTEMDRSDNEQPDQLADPDFVKDKYDKIKERRRHAAKDAWESLFDYKQKAVDKQKQNLHIPEKEKNQKLRETIEKLKAKNEKYKDSSLFNTLFSSSQSNLESESSNTNDFTVKDVDSDDESLENQRVKAAVKKAGKKNSTKNESASEALEQAVKDISKWLDDAPKGSNVSSPCDSPAQTISTEEHENSRLDDELSQGEKPLHTKKEISRKRPSSREPKLLKRREIQRTIERLQPGKSKGNLLTNMSNKNNTEKTEEVLPLGPQNKVRDTQKVEESSPKLSLGSVLPAVEFALGNDHNFSNNDEANTEVQKDTTKTTDIQKEEKVVDVPVENKPEEVVVQPNKKDAEVETEPQMITKPNQEKATPNLSAWFKAFGAPKSTTTTVVKKKADEPDTEAEKVPENTNNDTNNTSKITSPKNLVKYDSPTGPDTPNPEGSDSPLGNVGTTPRQRRTSTGSSVSERSSFSQDLDSPRHQMSHTSPLLRSPASPRTDDFQKITYPIINGTVRAGFYQDTTSMKSSPEKSCSPREGPQSPYSPYSQHVYATNNVTGPATPNYFVDHSKSPLPAYNQNPPPYYDNTKAQPVAAKPTHARPHEDFAPLPQEAYQQSQYTGPFSPAYTPYSQTSTNYSQVQTPTSNGSVTTNPTQIITDLKTALFPVKKRTYNEPEHSTPSNLTTENKEVATTISNKNDYQKITPSLHSITPASVDDIALALSEKSELAKMNSLREKASMDFTNENREIKYEVNETLKDNNNPINMNLEKPIGMLKKDNVDMVNMGYLNPENDRRPSNDAHAHAHAHESDYIARDIPKSNANTQHKTYDVDAIAINLGLNSQQLQKSIAKTNMNPNNIPPAHSQDRSHSELNLNQNLIHAHHNQYETITGGQNVSNFSLSDIDLANKKLYACNPTPSTAALDYGNWKITNQMRKQELLPSDYSTPYSASNVEKLKNEMSAINANTVAYNKSLQHQQYNAYNVTRPTLQQQNLPGELRIPNPRGLLKNDHMITTSSMSETDMIAKNIDTLAKSQKSEKLVQNHPLINSNPYKTPYSNPSTIPLDTLRNLPNIPQMLERYTNDERYLSSFTSGGSSLYHEKPFQMAQMFNKSMSSEVHPVSTSVSIYSQPAMSISKDNSIYKTSSVAVAQNDIKTKSKRKRTSDAKQTAQISQAYHQNACSSDVLSSVKSSMMPGNAFNFGSSTNMALSSGLYGDNGSFTIEDFRNSTANQLMAANYMVAAVAHQQRNTVEANADKLVKPAHQNSSHTAGSFPFIGHSQVRAGYPFVGTDPTSPLYQQYLQRHQEELLRQTGAQIMSLYPAGYPAAALGVRQPYDINRPSWL; from the exons ATGGAAG ATATTCAGTCATGGTGGGAAGTGCCCAGCATCGCGTACTTTTGTTCTTTATTCAGAACTGCATTCAACCTTTTGGATTTTGACATTGAA GAACTCGAAGAAGCCCTGTTAACCGATGGCACCGAAGAATCGGCTAGTTCTCTCCTGACTGAGTTAATCGTTCGTCTTCTCAATGGCTGTTTGGGCAATAATGACATCTCAGCCTTTAATTATCAG ATGTACTTGAGACGGTTGTTTAGGAGAAAATGTCAAGAATCAAGCCGATACAACCCATTCAATACTGACATTGACTTCCAGTTCTTACCCCTACGTACCAAAGTTGAGATTTTGTATGCCCTATGTGATTTTCGGTTAGACGCTGATGATGTTtttgattcatttaaaaacctTGAAGCTGAAAGTTTAAGAGTAGAGCCGCTTGG TTGGGATGACAACTATTCTGCATATTGGTACTTCTATGGAACAAGGTTATATCGAGAAGATGTGATAAAAAAGTCAAAAGGaaagaacaaaaagaaaaaaaataaagaaagtaaaaaacgTGGCTGGTTTTATGGTGATGATTGGCTTGATGACGAAGAAACTGAGCGGGTTTGGCAAGTGGTATGTTTCACTGAGGAAGATTGGACCCACCTGACAGAGAAGTTTAGCAAGGCGACTAGTAAAGTTGAGAAGGAGTTATACCGTTCCCTGTCTCAAAATTTCCTGCCTGAAATACCAAGGCTCTTTCAAGAAAAGGAACGGCTCCAACGAAAAAG GTTGTTAGAACTAGCGCCGCGACGAACATCCAGCAGAGTATTGCAAAAGATAAAACAGAAGGAAGaggaaacaaaacaaaccaCGCATGACGCTAAAGAAGAAGAGGAAAGGAAGGAATCACCTGATCTTGCTCGGGAAAATCGAGCAAAACGGCGAAATCTATTAAG ATCCAAATCGGTTTCGTCAGATTCATCAGCAAGTTCATCGAGTGATAAAGAAGAGATGCCTCAAAAAGTAGCGAAGCCGTCAAAAAGCCACGACAAGCGGTCAAAAAACTCGTCGTCTACACAAAAAGGCGAACCTCCTCCAGAACCTCTAATAAAAACAGGTAGAAAGACGAACAACTCTCTGGCGTCGGCTACAGGACAGATCCTTATACCGGAACATGACGAACCCGTCAGCAGCACAAGGAAAAAACTAAAGACATCACAAAT ATTTAGTCAGACAGATGAAGACATACAAACTGATATGTATAAAGTACTGAAACAACTGACTACTCACGATGATGCTTGGCCCTTCATGGACCCCGTGGAAGAGGAATATGCTCCTAATTACTACGCCGTCATACGACGACCGATGGATTTACGAAAAATGGAAGAACGTCTCGACAGTGGCTATTATACTGACTTTTCTATGTTTAAAGCGGATTTCAAGCTTATAGTTAACAACTGCCGTTTATACAACGGTCAGGATAATG AGTATACTATGATGGTAGATAACTTACAGACTGCGTTTGATCGATTGACTGAAAGATATATACATAGACTATCATCGTCTGATGAAGAAATTGCTGTTGAATATCAGTTACCTACACCATCAAGGAAACATAAACTGAAATCTAGTGAATCTCTAAGCCATCACAAGAGAAAAAAGCGAAAGTCTCATTCTGAaacag GTGAACCTAAGTCAAGTTCATCCGATCATAAACAAGAAGAACAACCGGAAGAAGAAGAGGAAGAAAAAGAGGTACCTGAACCAGAAACAAAAAAGGTAAAAGAATctcataaaagtaaacaaagcaAAGGCAAGAAGAAACGTAAGGGTCATCATCGTCATGGTAAACATTCCAAAAACCATCGAAAAGATTCTCATAAATCTGAACACTCAGAGTCGTCAAAAACAAGACACAGCAAGAAGCAAAAACACGGGAAGAACAAAGATAAGGAAGGCAAGAAATCTaaacagaagaagaagaaaagtaAACACCATGAACCAGAACCTGAGGAAACATTAAAGCGTTCTGACTCACACGAGTCCTTGGAGAGTTCTAACAGGAGCCGAAGTGCTAGCCCGTTACCTTCTATTCATACTCCAACACCTTCACCCACTGAAATGGATAGATCTGATAATGAACAACCAGATCAGCTTGCTGATCCTGACTTCGTTAAAGATAAATATGACAAGATAAAGGAGAGGAGGCGACATGCCGCTAAGGATGCTTGGGAATCGCTGTTTGACTACAAACAAAAAGCAGTGgacaaacaaaagcaaaaccTTCATATTCCAGAAAAGGAAAAGAACCAAAAGCTAAGAGAAACCATCGAAAAACTCAAagctaaaaatgaaaaatataaggACAGCTCATTGTTTAATACATTGTTTTCGTCCAGCCAGAGTAATCTGGAGTCAGAATCGAGTAATACAAATGACTTTACAGTGAAAGATGTTGATTCTGACGACGAGTCGTTGGAGAATCAGAGGGTAAAGGCTGCCGTAAAGAAAGCAGGAAAGAAAAACTCCACTAAAAACGAATCAGCTTCTGAAGCTCTGGAACAAGCTGTTAAAGATATAAGTAAATGGCTTGATGATGCTCCGAAAGGATCTAATGTGAGCTCTCCTTGTGACAGCCCAGCCCAAACTATTTCTACCGAGGAGCACGAGAACAGCCGTCTAGATGATGAACTTTCCCAGGGAGAAAAGCCTTTACATACGAAAAAAGAGATTTCGCGTAAACGCCCATCCTCGCGCGAGCCTAAACTACTTAAACGACGAGAAATACAGAGAACTATTGAAAGGCTACAACCGGGTAAAAGCAAAGGCAACTTGCTGACTAATATGAGTAATAAGAATAATACTGAAAAGACGGAAGAAGTGTTGCCACTTGGGCCACAAAACAAAGTACGTGATACGCAAAAAGTTGAGGAATCTAGTCCTAAACTGAGCCTTGGGTCAGTTCTGCCTGCTGTTGAGTTTGCATTAGGAAACGATCACAACTTCAGTAATAACGACGAGGCCAATACTGAAGTTCAAAAAGACACCACCAAAACTACAGATattcaaaaagaagaaaaggTAGTTGATGTCCCTGTCGAGAATAAACCTGAGGAAGTGGTTGTCCAACCTAATAAAAAAGACGCAGAAGTAGAAACTGAACCGCAAATGATAACGAAACCGAATCAAGAAAAAGCTACTCCGAACTTAAGCGCTTGGTTCAAGGCTTTTGGAGCTCCTAAGAGCACTACTACAACTGTTGTCAAAAAGAAAGCTGACGAACCCGATACGGAAGCTGAAAAAGTGCCAGAAAATACTAATAATGATACCAACAATACAAGCAAGATCACTAGCCCTAAGAACCTCGTCAAGTACGATTCTCCCACTGGGCCAGACACGCCAAATCCAGAGGGTAGTGATAGTCCATTGGGCAATGTTGGTACGACGCCTAGGCAGAGAAGAACCAGCACTGGGAGTTCGGTTTCAGAGAGGTCATCATTCAGCCAAGATCTTGACTCGCCTAGACATCAAATGTCACACACTTCTCCTCTGTTACGCTCGCCTGCGTCTCCCAGAACTGATGATTTCCAAAAAATTACATATCCGATTATAAATGGTACTGTTAGAGCCGGATTTTATCAAGACACCACGTCTATGAAGAGTAGTCCCGAAAAAAGCTGCAGTCCACGTGAAGGTCCGCAATCTCCTTATTCACCGTACTCGCAGCACGTATATGCAACAAATAATGTTACGGGACCGGCAACACCAAATTATTTTGTGGACCATAGCAAAAGTCCTTTGCCTGCTTACAATCAAAACCCACCGCCATACTATGACAACACAAAAGCCCAACCAGTTGCTGCAAAGCCTACGCATGCTCGTCCTCACGAAGATTTTGCTCCTCTGCCACAGGAAGCCTATCAACAAAGTCAATATACTGGACCTTTCTCTCCGGCTTATACACCATACTCTCAGACTTCTACTAACTACTCGCAAGTACAGACACCTACATCAAATGGCTCCGTTACAACTAACCCCACGCAAATTATAACTGACCTGAAGACTGCACTTTTTCCGGTTAAAAAACGAACTTACAACGAGCCAGAACATTCTACCCCTTCTAACTTGacaactgaaaataaagaaGTTGCCACTacaatatcaaacaaaaatgattatCAAAAAATTACACCATCATTACATTCTATAACTCCAGCATCAGTGGACGATATTGCTTTGGCTTTGAGCGAAAAATCGGAACTGGCCAAAATGAATAGCTTACGAGAAAAGGCATCAATGGACTTTACGAATGAAAACAGGGAAATTAAATATGAGGTTAATGAAACATTGAAAGATAACAACAATCCTATAAACATGAATTTAGAGAAGCCAATTGGTATGCTCAAGAAAGACAATGTAGATATGGTCAATATGGGTTACTTAAATCCTGAAAATGATCGAAGACCTAGTAATGATGCACATGCCCATGCGCACGCACACGAATCTGATTATATTGCACGAGATATACCGAAATCCAACGCCAATACTCAACACAAAACATACGACGTCGATGCCATTGCTATTAACTTAGGATTAAATAGCCAGCAATTACAGAAATCAATTgctaaaacaaatatgaacCCAAATAACATACCTCCAGCTCACAGCCAAGATAGATCACACAGTGAGTTAAACTTAAATCAAAATCTCATCCACGCTCATCACAACCAATACGAAACCATCACAGGAGGTCAAAACGTCAGTAACTTTTCATTAAGTGACATAGATTTGGCCAATAAGAAGTTGTACGCTTGTAATCCAACACCATCAACTGCTGCCCTTGATTACGGTAATTGGAAAATAACAAACCAGATGCGCAAACAAGAATTACTGCCTTCGGATTACTCGACACCGTACAGCGCCAGTAATGTAGAGAAGTTAAAGAATGAAATGAGTGCAATCAATGCAAACACAGTTGCTTATAACAAAAGCTTACAACATCAACAGTACAATGCTTATAATGTTACTCGACCCACTTTACAGCAGCAGAATCTTCCAGGTGAACTGAGAATTCCCAATCCTAGAGGACTGCTTAAAAATGATCATATGATTACAACTTCCTCTATGAGTGAAACTGATATGATTGCTAAAAATATAGACACACTTGCCAAATCACAGAAATCTGAAAAACTTGTACAAAACCATCCTTTGATAAATTCAAATCCATATAAAACACCATACAGTAATCCATCTACAATCCCCCTCGACACACTGCGAAACTTACCTAACATCCCGCAAATGCTGGAACGATACACAAACGATGAGAGATATCTATCAAGTTTCACAAGCGGTGGGTCTTCATTATACCACGAGAAACCATTTCAAATGGCGCAAATGTTCAACAAGAGCATGTCTTCAGAAGTACATCCAGTTAGTACATCTGTCAGTATATATTCTCAGCCAGCCATGTCAATAAGCAAGGACAACAGTATTTACAAAACGTCCAGTGTCGCAGTTGCCCAAAATGATATCAAAACTAAAAGCAAAAGAAAGAGAACCTCTGATGCTAAGCAGACAGCACAAATCAGCCAGGCGTATCATCAGAATGCTTGCAGCAGTGACGTTCTATCATCAGTCAAGTCGAGCATGATGCCAGGAAACGCATTTAATTTCGGATCATCGACAAACATGGCTTTAAGTAGTGGACTGTATGGAGATAATGGCAGCTTTACTATAGAAGATTTCCGCAACAGTACTGCTAATCAACTCATGGCGGCCAACTACATGGTTGCAGCGGTCGCTCATCAGCAGCGTAATACCGTCGAAGCCAATGCCGATAAACTAGTAAAACCAGCTCATCAGAACTCCAGCCACACTGCTGGCTCGTTCCCTTTTATTGGTCACTCGCAAGTTCGAGCTGGTTACCCCTTCGTCGGTACGGACCCTACTTCACCGCTGTACCAACAATACCTTCAGCGTCATCAGGAAGAACTGCTACGGCAAACCGGCGCCCAGATTATGAGCTTGTATCCCGCCGGCTATCCTGCTGCTGCACTCGGTGTCCGGCAACCATATGACATCAACCGACCATCATGGCTATAA